The Candidatus Flexicrinis proximus genome includes a window with the following:
- a CDS encoding Ni/Fe hydrogenase subunit alpha, with translation MAKQIVIDPVTRIEGHAKITIQLNDAGEVDDAHFHVTQLRGFEKFCEGRPFSEMPSLMARICGICPVSHLVASSKACDMLLGVRIPKTAANLRRILNLAQIAQSHALSFFYLSSPDLLLGMDADMEKRSLFGVAAAQPQLARDGVRLRSIGQQIIERLGGKRIHPGWTVPGGVSEPLSAENRDFVASLVPEGIRIARRTLEWYRGVLGNYEEEITAFGRMHTLFMCLTNADDTLEMYDGHLRIGDHQGNVVADHLRPAEYEDYMGEAVEEWSFLKSPYYKPLGYHEGTYRVGPLARLNLVKSCGTPLADEELPFFRSLDTQSSFHYHYARLIEILYCFEKIGELIELPDILSDRVRAYAQPNNEFGIGTSEAPRGTLTHHYQIDENGLIVRANLIIATGHNNVAMDRNVYEVAKHFIKGDHITDGMLNRVEAVIRTFDPCLSCSTHAVGQMPLHIQLVAPTGEVLDEVKR, from the coding sequence ATGGCCAAGCAAATCGTCATCGACCCGGTTACCCGGATTGAAGGCCACGCGAAGATCACCATTCAACTCAACGACGCTGGAGAGGTCGATGACGCTCACTTCCACGTCACTCAACTGCGTGGGTTCGAAAAGTTCTGCGAAGGCCGTCCGTTTTCCGAGATGCCTTCGCTCATGGCGCGCATTTGCGGGATTTGCCCGGTCAGCCATCTCGTCGCTTCCTCCAAGGCGTGCGATATGCTGCTCGGTGTGCGTATCCCTAAGACCGCCGCCAACCTGCGCCGTATCCTCAATCTCGCCCAGATCGCCCAGTCCCACGCCCTCAGCTTCTTCTATCTCTCGTCGCCGGACCTGCTCTTGGGTATGGACGCCGACATGGAAAAGCGCAGCCTCTTTGGAGTGGCCGCGGCCCAACCGCAGCTTGCCCGGGATGGCGTACGGTTGCGCTCGATCGGGCAGCAGATCATCGAGCGCCTTGGCGGTAAGCGTATCCATCCGGGCTGGACGGTCCCAGGCGGTGTCAGCGAACCCCTCTCGGCTGAAAACCGCGACTTCGTGGCTTCGCTCGTGCCGGAAGGAATACGTATTGCCCGCCGCACGCTGGAGTGGTATCGCGGCGTGCTTGGCAATTACGAGGAGGAAATCACGGCTTTTGGCCGGATGCACACGCTGTTTATGTGCTTGACAAATGCTGACGACACGCTCGAAATGTACGATGGGCATCTGCGTATCGGTGATCATCAAGGTAACGTTGTCGCCGATCACCTGCGTCCTGCAGAGTACGAAGACTACATGGGCGAAGCCGTCGAGGAATGGTCGTTCCTCAAATCCCCATACTACAAGCCGCTCGGCTACCATGAAGGCACCTACCGTGTCGGCCCGCTGGCACGCCTCAATCTCGTCAAGTCCTGCGGCACGCCGCTCGCCGATGAGGAGCTCCCGTTTTTCCGCTCACTCGATACCCAGAGCTCCTTCCACTATCACTACGCGCGTCTGATCGAAATCCTCTACTGTTTCGAAAAGATCGGTGAGCTGATCGAACTGCCGGACATCCTCAGCGACCGTGTGCGCGCTTATGCCCAACCTAACAACGAATTCGGCATTGGCACCAGCGAGGCGCCGCGCGGTACCCTGACCCATCACTACCAGATCGACGAGAACGGTCTGATCGTGCGGGCCAACCTGATCATCGCGACCGGCCATAACAACGTCGCGATGGACCGCAACGTCTACGAAGTCGCCAAACACTTCATCAAAGGGGACCACATCACCGACGGTATGCTCAACCGTGTTGAAGCCGTCATCCGCACTTTTGACCCCTGTCTGAGCTGTTCAACTCACGCAGTCGGCCAGATGCCGCTCCACATACAGTTGGTCGCCCCGACCGGAGAGGTTCTTGACGAGGTCAAACGCTGA
- a CDS encoding hydrogenase maturation protease — MLLIIGYGNPLRSDDAVGQHVTWALAERLPPGRVLVVTAHQLTPELAEGISHADTVIFIDAREGGQPGHIHKQVVVPAHPTGAFTHHVSPASLLAASQSLYGSVPDGILITIVGDSFEFGTELSPKLSAQFDLITEQVLRLIQIAREEKANA, encoded by the coding sequence ATGCTGCTGATCATCGGTTATGGCAATCCCTTACGGAGCGATGATGCGGTAGGTCAGCATGTGACCTGGGCGCTCGCCGAACGGCTGCCGCCCGGTCGGGTGCTGGTAGTCACCGCGCATCAGCTTACGCCGGAACTTGCGGAAGGGATCAGTCATGCCGATACGGTCATCTTCATTGATGCACGCGAAGGCGGCCAGCCAGGCCATATTCACAAGCAGGTGGTAGTGCCTGCCCATCCCACCGGGGCATTCACCCACCACGTGAGTCCCGCTTCACTGCTTGCCGCCTCGCAATCCCTGTATGGATCGGTGCCTGACGGCATCCTGATCACGATCGTCGGCGATTCTTTCGAATTCGGTACCGAGCTTTCGCCGAAGCTGAGCGCGCAGTTCGACCTGATCACCGAGCAGGTTCTCCGCCTGATCCAGATCGCCCGCGAGGAGAAAGCCAATGCCTGA